The genomic segment TAATTCCTGGGGTAATTTTAACAGAAGACGGTCAATTTACTGGGATGATTTCTCGACGGCGATTTTTAGAACAGTTAAGTCGTCCCTACGGGCGAGAATTGTTTTTACAACGTTCTATTCGTTCATTACAACGGTTTGCTCAAGCAGAATTATTAGTATTACCTGGAAATACTTTAATTGTAGAAGCAGCCCATAAAGCAGTACAGCGATCGCCTGAATTATTGTATGAACCCATTGTGGTTCAAGTAACTGAAAATCGGTATCAACTTCTCGATACTCAACAGTTATTAGTTGCTCAATCTCATATTCATCAATTAACCACTGAATTATTGCGTCAGCAAGCTCAATCTCAACTGATTCAAACCGAAAAGTTAGCCAGTTTAGGAAAAATGGTGGCTGGAGTAGCCCATGAAATAAGAAACCCAGTTAGTTGTATTTTAGGTAATTCTGGCTGTCTATTGAATTATTATCAAGATTTAATGAAGTTGATTAAAACCTATGAGGAAAATACTGAAAAACCTTGTGCTTTGATTGATGATCTCAAAGCCGAAATTGATTTTGAATTTCTACAACAAGACTTAGGAGAAGCGATTAAAAGTATTCTAGTTAGTTCAGAACGTCTGAGTCAACTTGTCAATAGTTTGCATAGTTTTTCGCACATGGATGGGAATCACCGCCGAGAAATCAACATCCATGATTGTATTGATGGGACTTTATTGATTTTAAAAAATCGCCTAAAACAAGGAATTGAAGTGATTAAAAATTATGATGATATTCCTTTATTTAAGTGCTATTCTGGTCAACTGAGTCAAGTGTTTATGAATCTGATTTCTAATGCGATTGATGCGTTAGAAGATGGAAAACAAAACGGTCAAAAATATCCTAGAATTGAGATTGATACTCAAGTTAAAATGCTATCTGAAGATCAAATCTATCCGGCTCGGTTAGCTCAACTTTCTCAAGAAAATCGTTTATTGTATTCTTTCCCAACTTACAAAAAAGCAATTGACCAAGATATTCTTGAGATTGATGTTAACTCAGAATGGCTATCAATTCGGATTCGGGATAATGGGAACGGAATTCCCCTGGAAATTCAATCTCGAATTTTTGATACCTTTTTTACCACAAAGCCAGCCGGAAAAGGAACCGGATTAGGATTAGCGATTAGCTACCAAATTATTCGGGAAAA from the Planktothrix tepida PCC 9214 genome contains:
- a CDS encoding sensor histidine kinase, whose amino-acid sequence is MVNLHAMETPSLPLAFSSIHNLELESTLQDLSLYDVQVDIKEQGIILAKKLEVNSLIPGVILTEDGQFTGMISRRRFLEQLSRPYGRELFLQRSIRSLQRFAQAELLVLPGNTLIVEAAHKAVQRSPELLYEPIVVQVTENRYQLLDTQQLLVAQSHIHQLTTELLRQQAQSQLIQTEKLASLGKMVAGVAHEIRNPVSCILGNSGCLLNYYQDLMKLIKTYEENTEKPCALIDDLKAEIDFEFLQQDLGEAIKSILVSSERLSQLVNSLHSFSHMDGNHRREINIHDCIDGTLLILKNRLKQGIEVIKNYDDIPLFKCYSGQLSQVFMNLISNAIDALEDGKQNGQKYPRIEIDTQVKMLSEDQIYPARLAQLSQENRLLYSFPTYKKAIDQDILEIDVNSEWLSIRIRDNGNGIPLEIQSRIFDTFFTTKPAGKGTGLGLAISYQIIREKHGGQLNFISTPGMGTEFEILLPLL